One window of the Chitinophaga niabensis genome contains the following:
- a CDS encoding cyanophycinase has product MKGYMILFFISIAVYVQAQKRVASLGVIGDTTDVQTKTSGGVALIGGGGDVPGAFKWMIKKSGGGNVVVIRASSNYLYNRTIDSLGKVASVETLLIDSRELANNPEVERVIRNAEMLFITGGDQSNYMNFWRATKTADAINYLLNVKKVPVGGTSAGCAILTGLYYSGETGSATAAALKNPYDSLVTLYNNDLLHPPFLKHVISDQHYVARKRQGRHMAFMARIITDWKIYPKGIAPDERTAVCIDEKGQAQVYGEGKAYFLITKDPPEQCAPGKPVEWKANQQAVKVYELQGTPQGNGHFSVADFSVNKAKGGKWYFWWVENGLLKERLQ; this is encoded by the coding sequence ATGAAAGGATATATGATCCTGTTCTTCATAAGCATAGCTGTTTATGTACAGGCACAGAAGAGAGTCGCATCACTGGGTGTAATCGGTGATACAACAGATGTTCAGACAAAAACAAGTGGTGGCGTGGCATTGATCGGTGGCGGCGGAGATGTTCCCGGTGCTTTTAAATGGATGATCAAAAAGAGTGGTGGTGGCAATGTAGTGGTGATCCGCGCGTCCAGCAATTATTTATACAACCGTACGATAGACAGTTTGGGTAAAGTGGCTTCCGTGGAAACACTGCTGATCGATTCCCGTGAACTGGCAAATAATCCGGAAGTGGAAAGAGTGATCAGGAATGCAGAAATGCTTTTCATTACCGGAGGCGATCAATCCAATTACATGAACTTCTGGCGGGCTACTAAAACAGCGGATGCTATCAATTACCTGCTGAATGTAAAGAAAGTACCTGTAGGCGGAACCAGCGCAGGCTGTGCTATCCTCACCGGTCTTTATTACAGCGGGGAAACAGGCAGCGCTACGGCAGCAGCATTGAAGAACCCATATGATTCACTGGTGACCTTATATAACAATGATCTCCTGCATCCGCCTTTCTTAAAACATGTGATCAGTGACCAGCATTATGTGGCAAGAAAAAGACAGGGCAGGCATATGGCTTTTATGGCACGTATTATCACGGACTGGAAGATCTATCCGAAAGGGATCGCGCCGGATGAAAGAACAGCGGTTTGCATTGACGAGAAAGGGCAGGCGCAGGTGTATGGAGAAGGGAAGGCTTACTTCCTGATCACAAAAGATCCACCTGAGCAATGTGCGCCTGGTAAACCAGTAGAATGGAAAGCCAACCAACAGGCAGTGAAAGTGTATGAGTTGCAAGGCACTCCGCAGGGGAATGGCCACTTCTCCGTAGCTGATTTTTCTGTAAACAAAGCGAAAGGAGGAAAGTGGTATTTTTGGTGGGTTGAAAACGGACTCTTAAAGGAAAGGTTACAATAA
- a CDS encoding isoaspartyl peptidase/L-asparaginase family protein produces MRKLLLFLLVLLISACKNTQQRNMGNYVLVIHGGAGTILKKNMTPEKEARYKAGLEEALKKGYSVLEAGGTSLDAVEATIHILEDNPLFNAGKGAVFTHDGRNELDAAIMDGKTLAAGSVAGVRTIKNPITLARAVMEKSEHVMMVGNGAEQFAAEVGVEIVDTSYFRTEERWQGLQNALKEDSIKAKLDHSFLTPQKAGTINRDNKFGTVGCVALDHSGNLAAGTSTGGMTNKKYGRVGDAPIIGAGTYANNKTVAVSCTGWGEFYIRSVVAHDLSALMEYKGLSVQVAGKTVIKKVGDLGGDGGLIALDKDGNMAMPFNTEGMYRGAVTKDGKIEILIYKE; encoded by the coding sequence ATGAGAAAACTACTGCTCTTTTTGCTCGTTCTGCTGATAAGCGCCTGCAAGAATACACAACAACGGAACATGGGGAACTATGTATTAGTGATCCATGGCGGCGCGGGTACCATCCTCAAAAAGAACATGACGCCTGAAAAGGAAGCCCGTTACAAAGCCGGTCTGGAAGAAGCGCTGAAGAAAGGGTATTCCGTTCTGGAAGCAGGCGGTACCAGCCTGGATGCGGTAGAAGCTACTATTCATATACTGGAAGATAATCCTTTGTTCAATGCTGGTAAAGGTGCCGTATTCACGCATGATGGACGGAACGAACTGGATGCCGCTATCATGGATGGTAAAACACTGGCAGCAGGTTCTGTGGCAGGTGTGCGTACCATCAAAAATCCTATCACCCTGGCAAGGGCAGTGATGGAAAAATCAGAGCATGTGATGATGGTGGGTAATGGGGCAGAACAGTTCGCAGCAGAAGTAGGTGTGGAAATAGTAGACACTTCCTATTTCAGAACAGAAGAACGCTGGCAGGGATTACAGAATGCCTTAAAAGAAGATTCTATTAAAGCAAAGCTGGACCATAGCTTCCTCACACCACAAAAAGCAGGCACCATTAACCGCGATAATAAATTCGGTACTGTTGGTTGCGTGGCATTAGATCATAGTGGCAATCTTGCCGCAGGTACTTCCACGGGTGGCATGACCAATAAGAAATACGGACGTGTGGGGGATGCACCTATCATTGGTGCCGGTACTTATGCCAACAATAAAACAGTGGCTGTATCCTGCACAGGATGGGGTGAGTTCTACATCCGCAGTGTGGTAGCACATGATCTCTCTGCACTCATGGAATACAAGGGCCTGTCTGTACAGGTGGCTGGTAAAACAGTGATCAAAAAAGTAGGTGACCTTGGTGGAGATGGTGGATTGATTGCACTGGATAAAGATGGTAATATGGCCATGCCTTTCAATACAGAAGGGATGTACAGGGGGGCTGTTACCAAAGATGGTAAAATTGAGATATTGATCTATAAAGAATAA
- a CDS encoding DNA-formamidopyrimidine glycosylase family protein — protein MPEGPSIVILKEALAPFIGKKVTAVSGNAKIALERMEKKKITDIKSWGKHLLICFSGFTVRIHFLLFGTYRINETKDSPPRLHLQFSKGEINFYTCSVVIIDEPLDERYDWSRDVMSETWDAKKAMASLNEIPKTLVCDALLNQDIFAGAGNIIKNEVLFRIKVHPASKVGKLPLKQKKDLIKEAVKYSFDFLEWKKAYVLKKHWKVHTKKTCPRCHIPLIKEYLGKTNRRTFFCENCQVLYK, from the coding sequence ATGCCAGAAGGACCATCAATTGTTATATTAAAAGAAGCGCTTGCGCCATTTATCGGCAAGAAAGTAACGGCTGTTTCCGGTAATGCAAAGATTGCACTGGAGCGCATGGAAAAGAAAAAGATCACAGACATCAAAAGCTGGGGTAAACATTTACTGATCTGCTTCTCTGGCTTTACCGTACGTATACATTTCCTTCTTTTCGGCACTTACCGTATCAATGAAACCAAAGATTCCCCACCCCGTTTACACCTGCAATTCAGCAAAGGAGAGATTAATTTCTACACCTGCTCTGTTGTTATCATAGATGAACCACTGGATGAACGTTATGACTGGAGCAGGGATGTAATGAGTGAAACCTGGGATGCAAAGAAAGCGATGGCGAGCCTTAATGAGATCCCTAAAACCCTTGTATGTGATGCATTGCTGAACCAGGACATCTTTGCAGGCGCCGGGAATATCATTAAAAATGAAGTGCTGTTCAGAATAAAGGTACACCCTGCCAGTAAAGTAGGTAAGCTGCCGCTTAAGCAAAAGAAAGACCTGATCAAAGAGGCTGTTAAGTATAGTTTTGATTTCCTGGAATGGAAGAAGGCCTATGTTTTGAAGAAACACTGGAAAGTGCATACCAAAAAGACCTGCCCGCGCTGCCATATTCCATTAATAAAAGAATACCTGGGCAAAACAAACCGCAGAACATTCTTCTGTGAAAACTGCCAGGTACTGTATAAATAA